The stretch of DNA GAAGGTTGAAAGTCTGACCGCAGACATACAGGATAAGCGGTTTGCCGCCTTTAAAGTAATGAGCGAGCTCGCGGAAGTTTGTCGCAAGACCGATGGATACAAAGGCAAGGCAGAAGAACCAACCTCGGAATGCTTTGGAGAAGCCACGAATTACGCCGTGGTCAACCATTGCGTACCCAACGTCTGGTCCCATTGAACCATAAATCCATGAGAAAAGAACAGAAGCGGCTAGGAAGCCGAGTACGAATTTAGGGAATCGGTACCAGATTTCCCATGCGTTTACAGAGCGCCCCGGAGTGCAATCAACACGGGTGCACCAGTAAATTGCAACACCAAATGCGGTGATACCGATGAGTACGTTCTGGATCATTTTAATGGTCGCTGCAACGTACAGTGCTTTCTGTGAAAGGAAGGCACCAGCCGCTGCAACAGCACCTGTCGCATCAATCGTACCACCCATCCATGCACCACCGAGAATAAACGGCATGTCTACAGCTTTAATGAATGCAGGCATAAGGATCATCATAATAGATGTGAAAACGAGGGAGAGACCAACCGCAAGGGTCAATTCTTCTTTTTTAGCACGACACGCTGCTGCGGTTGCGATAGCTGCGGAAACACCACAAACAGACATATCTGCCGAAATAACAATGTTTAGTGTCTTAGACGGCATTTTTACCACTTTCTGACCGAAGATGTACGTGGTGATGAGTACAATTGGTGTTACTACCCAAGCTACGAAAATGCCTGGAATGCCGATAGCGATAATTTTGCTAAAGAGAACTTCAGCACCCAAAAGAACAAGACCTGTTTTAATGAAGTATTCTGTTTGTACGGCAGGCATAACCCACTTAGGTGTACCCACTGTGTTTGAGATGAGAAGACCGAAGAGAATAGCCCATGCTGCGTACCCGATACCGAGTCCTTTCATGGTGCTTTGTTGTGCAGAAACATATGCAAGCGTGGCAATGGCGAAAACAAAAAAGAATCCGATAAAAAACTTAACAGGGCTGTGTCCCATTGCTGCGCGTCCAATGGCAAAGAAAATACCAAGGGCAACGCATAGCATGATGAGCCATGTAAGTTGGTTGTATGGAGATGCTTTTGTTTTCTTTTTAGCCTTACCGGCAGCGAACTTTTTGTTACGCCAGTCACTAATTGCGTCTGTTGCTTGTTGGTTCAGTTCTGCATTGGCAAAGTTTGCCTCAGCGGCAGCTCCCTGAGCAATGGTTGCGGCGGCAAAAGATTCATCCGCAGCTTTTTTTTACTTTTTCATACTTGGTAACAGCTTTGGCTTTTTTAGCATCAGCCTGTGTGCTGTCCATAAAGAAAGCATCGACCGGGTTTGTAGACCAGCCATGCGGTTTATTTTGGAATTTTTTAATTGTTTTTGCAATAGGAGAGGACGTTGCCTTCATGCCTTTTGCATCAGCAGCCTTGTAGTATTCAATTGTTTTAAAAGGAGCTTTGTTTGCTTCCAGTTGCATGATCGCATTAGACTCGGCAATGGTTTCACGTAAATTTTTTGGCTCATTAGGTAGATAGATAATGAGGCCGATAACGAGAATTGCAAAGCCAAGCCATATTGCCCAGTAGTCTTCGAGTTTTACTAAATCAGACCAACTGGCATACCCCTTATCGACAACAACTTCTTCTTGTTGCTTGTTTTGTTCTGCCATTACCATTCCTCCTTATTAGAAGTAGCTAGGTCATGTACGCCACAATAAACAAGGCAGTAATAATACATGCATAAGTCCCTCGTCTGCTTCATTTTTGAAAAGCAGACGGGAGATGCCTGTAGCATTACAATGCCGGATACCTCAGTAACCACGAATGCAGGTGAGCAGACAGCGTGAAGAAAGGAGAGAGGAAAATTAGACGCGAAGTATACGAGTAATCGAGCAGGAATTGTTCAGAACAGAAGGAGTACGAAAATCAGTATAGCGAAGCTCATGCTGCTAACTTACTGCATAGTATAAGAGGTAAAAGGCAGAAAATGTCAACAATTACCTGTAAATAAAAGAAAGAATACCTATAAGGATTAGAAAACAGGAAAGGCGTAGCTTAAGGTTGATGCAGGGTAGGGGGCAGGATAGAAAACGCCGGAGCTTTATTAAAAGACTCCGGCGTGGTTATTATTGTTATCGCATAAAGGTGGCCACAACTTTTGAAACAACGTCAGATGTTGTTTTATCGGCGGAATAGGTAAACCCGACACGTTTAAACATTCGTGGTGCTTTTAATGGAACTGTAACCAGATCGTATGCTGTTTCCAATACGCCGTCTGGTAAGAATGATATGCCATATCCTGCTTGTACAAGATGCATTACCTGACTCTTATGTTCACCGCTCGCGACAATATTCATACGCAATTCTGCGCAGGCTAATAGCCCGATGGTCTGCTGATGTGCCTCACATGGTGGGCATTCAATAAAATCGAATTGATGCAACTCTTCAGGTAATACAAATTCCTGATTTGCAAGTTCGTGATCTGGGCGCATACAGAGTACATAATCTTCTTCCCATAACGGAACCCATGTTTCTCCTTGGTTACGGAGAATGTCCACAGTGATTCGGATGTCACAGTCTGCATTTACATCAACCAGCCGTGGTGTGAGTCCGGGGATTTGTTGACGCATAGTTTCTAGAACATCTGCAAGGCGCTTGGGGCTTAAATCGGGAAAAACGCCTAATGTAATATGTCGCTCTTCATCGTTTCCTTTGAAGAGGCCTTCGATGCTATGTGCTTGTTCTATGAGTCGCTTAGCGCGAGGGTACAAGTGATGTGCTTCGTCGGTAATAACCACACCTTGTTTGCTGCGTATGAATAAAGAAACGCCGAGCATTTCTTCCAGCTGTTTTATGGCGCTGGAAATGGAAGGCTGAGAAACATGGCTGCGCTGAGCGGCACGTGTAATATTCTGTTCCTCAAAAACAGCAATGAAGTAGCGTAATAATCGTAAATCCATAAACACTCCCTGCCTACTGATCGATTGAATCTATATAAAATATGGTTTCATAGGCTACGCCTATCATAAACAAAAGAACTCTATATTATACAAAGGTAAAAATCGGTGTATTCTTATCCAAAATAAAAACAACGGGCACTGCCCATAATCATTTGGAGAATACATCATGACTAAACCACTCGTAGTCATTACAGGCGCAAGTTCAGGTTTCGGCGAAGCAACAGCTCGTACTTTAAGTGCAAAAGGTTTTCCGCTTCTTCTCATAGCCCGTCGCCTTGATCGACTTGAAGCATTAAATTTACCTAATACTATCTGCGCCAAGGTAGATGTAACAGATCGCGAAGCATTGGTAAAAGCTATAACCGATGCCGAAGCTACTTACGGCCCTGTAGACTGCATAGTAAACAATGCAGGCGTGATGCTGTTAGGTCAGGCTCATGAGCAGAATCCGGCAGAATGGCAAAAAATGATAGATGTTAACATGGTCGGACTTCTTAATGGTATTTACGCAGTTCTCCCAAGTATGCGTGAACGTAAGCAAGGAACAATCATAAACATTAGTTCAGTTGCCGGACGTAAAACATTTCCGAATCATGCTGTATATTGCGGAACAAAGTTTGCCGTGCACGCTATGAGCGAAAATATCCGTGAAGAAGTTGCAGCCGATAATGTTCGTGTAATCATCATCGCGCCAGGTGCAGCAGAGACTGAGCTTCTTAGCCATATCACGTCTGATACAATCAAAGACGGCTACAATCAGTGGAAAGAACAAATGGGCGGCGTGATGAGTGCTCAACATGTAGCCAACTCAATCGTATTTGCTTACGAACAGCCGCAGGCTGTATGCATCCGTGAAATCGTTCTTGCCCCGACACTTCAACAGCCATAGGCTCTAGCCAAATTATTAGCCTCTGGCGGCGCTTGTCAGCGGGGCGTCTGCGACGCTTTTGTTTGTCTCCGACGGCTGGGGAAAACCTTTCTGTAGAAAGGTTCTTCCCCAGACCCCTTTCCAAAGACTTTTATTATGCGATAAACTTTCGTTAATGAAAAAATACGCGGCTTAATTCCACTGACTTGAACAATGAAAAAGGGCTGTCCTTTAAATTAAGGACAGCCCTTTTTTTATTTTCTGAAAGGTAGTGAAGCGTAAGCCGCGAGGTTTTGGAAACAACGGGTTGGCCTCGCAAGTAAAAGTTTTAGGAGATTCTTAAGAAGCCCTTTTTCAAAAGGGTTCTTAAGCCGCCGGAGGCTCGTCGAAGACAAAAAAGCGTCGCAGACAACACGGCAGCCGACAGTTAGTCTTCCATACGCAAATAATTACTAAACAGCCTGTGGCTGACGCGAGTAAACGAGTCGAAATCTGCTGTAAGTTCCATGTTTGGAATAAGCGCTTTGACGACTGGGAACTGTAAATCTTTTCGTGCAAGCTCAACGTAGACAGGCCGCCTGTTGTTGGCGATGAGCATTTTTTCGAGCATCTGCACGTTGCGCATAGGATCTTCCATGGAGACGTTTGGAAGCTCTTCCTGCTTGCGTGTTTCGATACCACGAAGCGCTGGTGCGGATGGCGGGCTTTGCGGGTATGGATATGGTGTTTCAGTTAATGCAGATACGATGGCTCTTTTTCCATCAAGTCCGGCTCCGGTACCGCGGAATACTTCACCAAGTCTGCCCATGACGAATGCATAGTAGCAGGGGATGCCGAACTCGGTGGTTATGTCTTGAAACATGACATGTACACCGCGTGCTGAATAGTCATTAAGCAGCATGTTGAGTTTTGGATCTTCGGTGGTAAGGGTAAAGCATTCTTTTTTGTTGAACGGCTTTGTTGCTTCTGCATCACGTTCAAAGATTTCCATAAGCGCTGAAACTTTTGCTTCTTCCAGAATGTTTCCGGATGCAAGTCCGGTTGACCCCGGTGAAGAGAGTAGAGAAATCTCATCAAGGTTGCAGAACATGTAGACCATCTGCGCGGGCACAAGGATTGGCTCGTATCCTTCACCTTCGAGCTTTGGCGTGTGTCCTTCCATCCAGTAGAGTTTTTCATCTTCGTACTGAACTTCAAGAGACAGTAAATTTGGATCGAAAGCTGCGATGCCCTGTGCTGTAAGTTCAGAGTAGCGGGCATGTGTGAGCGGATGATCTTTGAGAGTGTTGACCACGCCTGCTTTGTCAAAAGAGACAAACGAAGATGAGCGCTCGACAACTTCCATGGTAAGTCCGACTCGTGCGTCATTCAGAGCCAGCCCTCGACCGTATGATGTGGCGAGGCCTTGCAGTGTGTAGTCTAGAGAACCGTTTTTAACGGCGAGATCAATGTTCCATTTGCGTAACAACGCGATAGGAGACAGGGATGCAATATGACGCATTTCAACATCGGCAAACAGTGGTGTTTTGTTCAACCGACTGAGTGCTAGGTCTGTTGTTTCTTGCGCTGGTGGGCGTGACCACGGGTTGCTGTGTGGAGTTTTTAGCAGTTCTTCACGAATCGTTGCGGCGGTTACAAATTCGTCTGTGCAAGGCTCGTAGAGCATCGGCAGATCAAAGTCTTCTGCAACATCCGGCAAGGGAAGCATTTTGTGGTCGTGGATATTTTCTTTAAACTTGGTGATCCATGCAATGTGGTCATACTTATCTTCACGCTTGAACCAGCGGATGTAGATAAGGGGAGTATATTCCTGCAACTGTTCTGAGGCATCATTAGGGAAGAGCGCCAGCGTTTTGGAGAATTTCCCGTAAAGCAGGCATGTTTCATACAGCAATGCTGCAAGAACAGGTTTGATGATTGTGTAGTCTTCTACGGCTGTTTTCAGCATCGTTTTGAATTTCTTTTGATCAAAATTCTGAACGCTGGTCAGCAGAAATTTGTGCATAAATTCGTCAAGCGGATGCTCTTCAAGGTATGCAAGTGCTTCTTCAAAAGTAATATCTGCTGGCGGTTCGCAGGAAACATATCCCACAGTGCCAACAGTATCGGAAAGATTAAATTTGTATTTCATTGATGACGACATCATATACTCCCGTATGCTATGAATGAGGCGTTATAGCGTATGTTTTTACGGTGGACAATGGATGCCGTGAACAATAAATGAATACTAACACGCTGTGCCGAGACCAATGAGAACGGTAACGACTGGACTGCGTGATTCTTT from Halodesulfovibrio sp. MK-HDV encodes:
- a CDS encoding YcaO-like family protein; protein product: MSSSMKYKFNLSDTVGTVGYVSCEPPADITFEEALAYLEEHPLDEFMHKFLLTSVQNFDQKKFKTMLKTAVEDYTIIKPVLAALLYETCLLYGKFSKTLALFPNDASEQLQEYTPLIYIRWFKREDKYDHIAWITKFKENIHDHKMLPLPDVAEDFDLPMLYEPCTDEFVTAATIREELLKTPHSNPWSRPPAQETTDLALSRLNKTPLFADVEMRHIASLSPIALLRKWNIDLAVKNGSLDYTLQGLATSYGRGLALNDARVGLTMEVVERSSSFVSFDKAGVVNTLKDHPLTHARYSELTAQGIAAFDPNLLSLEVQYEDEKLYWMEGHTPKLEGEGYEPILVPAQMVYMFCNLDEISLLSSPGSTGLASGNILEEAKVSALMEIFERDAEATKPFNKKECFTLTTEDPKLNMLLNDYSARGVHVMFQDITTEFGIPCYYAFVMGRLGEVFRGTGAGLDGKRAIVSALTETPYPYPQSPPSAPALRGIETRKQEELPNVSMEDPMRNVQMLEKMLIANNRRPVYVELARKDLQFPVVKALIPNMELTADFDSFTRVSHRLFSNYLRMED
- a CDS encoding SDR family oxidoreductase, whose amino-acid sequence is MTKPLVVITGASSGFGEATARTLSAKGFPLLLIARRLDRLEALNLPNTICAKVDVTDREALVKAITDAEATYGPVDCIVNNAGVMLLGQAHEQNPAEWQKMIDVNMVGLLNGIYAVLPSMRERKQGTIINISSVAGRKTFPNHAVYCGTKFAVHAMSENIREEVAADNVRVIIIAPGAAETELLSHITSDTIKDGYNQWKEQMGGVMSAQHVANSIVFAYEQPQAVCIREIVLAPTLQQP
- a CDS encoding LysR family transcriptional regulator, producing the protein MDLRLLRYFIAVFEEQNITRAAQRSHVSQPSISSAIKQLEEMLGVSLFIRSKQGVVITDEAHHLYPRAKRLIEQAHSIEGLFKGNDEERHITLGVFPDLSPKRLADVLETMRQQIPGLTPRLVDVNADCDIRITVDILRNQGETWVPLWEEDYVLCMRPDHELANQEFVLPEELHQFDFIECPPCEAHQQTIGLLACAELRMNIVASGEHKSQVMHLVQAGYGISFLPDGVLETAYDLVTVPLKAPRMFKRVGFTYSADKTTSDVVSKVVATFMR